A stretch of the Vibrio aquimaris genome encodes the following:
- a CDS encoding YbgA family protein: MTNAIKVGISSCVLGENVRFDSGHKISKFVTKELAPYFEFVSVCPEVGMGMPVPRPTIRLVSNDERIALVETKNPENEHTAKMLDYSEQKVAELKTQDLCGYIVCAKSPTCGMERVKIYRKGGSESIGVGLFTQELMKQMPWLPVEEDGRLNDPVLKENFIARIFVLRDFYDSMGDEPTAGKLVAFHSRYKLTLMAHHPQSYKELGRLVANIKDYDPQTFYQLYREGLMKAVANRASRKNNTNVLMHLQGYFKRSLNKQQKAELCGVIEEYRQGTLPLLAPITLIKHYLTTYPDEYLLEQKFLQPHPQEMRLRYGL; the protein is encoded by the coding sequence ATGACAAATGCAATCAAAGTAGGTATCAGTTCATGTGTATTAGGAGAAAATGTTCGTTTCGACTCCGGACATAAGATCAGTAAGTTTGTGACCAAAGAACTCGCGCCATATTTCGAATTCGTCTCTGTATGCCCCGAGGTAGGAATGGGTATGCCTGTTCCGCGACCTACCATTCGCTTGGTTTCAAACGACGAACGCATTGCACTCGTAGAGACAAAAAATCCTGAGAATGAACACACAGCCAAAATGCTCGATTACTCTGAACAAAAAGTGGCTGAGCTTAAGACTCAGGATCTGTGCGGCTATATTGTATGCGCAAAATCGCCCACTTGCGGTATGGAGCGAGTCAAGATTTATCGTAAAGGCGGGTCTGAAAGCATTGGTGTGGGGTTGTTTACTCAGGAATTAATGAAGCAAATGCCTTGGTTGCCTGTAGAAGAAGACGGACGCTTAAATGATCCCGTTCTCAAAGAGAACTTCATTGCACGCATCTTCGTGCTAAGAGATTTTTATGATTCAATGGGAGATGAGCCTACGGCTGGAAAACTGGTTGCTTTTCACTCTCGTTACAAGCTCACTCTGATGGCACATCACCCTCAATCATATAAAGAACTTGGTCGTCTCGTTGCCAACATCAAAGATTATGATCCACAGACTTTTTACCAACTGTACCGAGAGGGTCTAATGAAAGCGGTCGCTAACAGAGCGAGCCGTAAAAACAACACTAACGTACTAATGCATTTACAGGGCTACTTCAAGCGATCATTAAATAAACAGCAAAAAGCTGAGTTGTGTGGAGTGATTGAGGAGTATCGTCAGGGCACTTTGCCTCTCTTAGCGCCGATAACCTTAATTAAGCATTATTTAACGACTTACCCAGATGAATACTTACTTGAGCAAAAATTTTTGCAACCCCATCCCCAAGAGATGAGGCTGAGATACGGATTGTAG
- a CDS encoding lactate dehydrogenase: protein MQSGKLPKEAEGLQLNFCKTLACENFGQSDAHRYMVQHANPKRPTMVCRECGAFPPLLNNQEVLNELQRLRLLHSDGLPACRNNHCENFGLSVHTNKHVYHAFGYSGDRQRYRCKLCQSTFVDKWSGTNNKLVFQETLLGLLFTGYSVREICRKLEINPKTFYDHLDHIASRCRRKLAMFDARWVNHAAQYELASSYLPLQPKSNNGVLWFVTGDAKTGYILCQHVNYSGDEDPQGKAYHDPYQPNSRLICRDYSLEEYTPSFSNASLLKERIDHKYQAILARSNVEDPLGNLSHFHYPTKGALIRPPYTSYAHFLHVFAQCNNERRVTLYLPQDPVLRSAALSIGLPRIQNQSIDLLYVEEDSSWDNNNDVDKIDILHMGWWRDRWAIANDNGTSKGICYLAGDNSDPQHWLQKASIRQTVFYQNRFQTLFEDFIDEPRRKLRPGGLLPLLDIFRAWHNLCYQGKDGMTAAQSLNLTQSPLTLRELLS from the coding sequence GTGCAATCTGGTAAACTGCCGAAGGAAGCGGAAGGGTTACAACTCAACTTTTGTAAAACATTGGCGTGTGAAAATTTTGGGCAAAGTGATGCGCATAGGTACATGGTGCAACATGCAAACCCGAAGCGACCTACGATGGTTTGTCGGGAATGTGGCGCTTTCCCCCCCTTACTTAACAATCAAGAAGTCTTAAACGAGCTTCAGCGTTTAAGACTTCTTCATAGTGACGGCTTACCTGCTTGCCGAAATAACCATTGCGAAAATTTTGGCCTTTCCGTACACACCAACAAACACGTATACCATGCGTTTGGCTACAGTGGCGACCGCCAACGTTATCGCTGCAAACTATGCCAATCAACCTTTGTGGACAAATGGTCTGGCACAAATAATAAGCTGGTTTTCCAAGAGACTCTATTGGGACTGCTATTTACCGGATACTCCGTACGCGAAATATGCCGTAAGCTGGAGATTAACCCTAAGACTTTCTACGATCACCTAGATCATATTGCCAGTCGATGTCGACGTAAACTGGCAATGTTCGACGCGCGGTGGGTCAATCACGCTGCGCAATACGAACTGGCTTCTTCCTACCTGCCATTGCAGCCCAAAAGTAATAATGGGGTACTTTGGTTTGTTACTGGGGATGCGAAAACAGGTTATATCCTCTGCCAACACGTGAATTACTCGGGCGATGAAGACCCACAAGGCAAAGCTTATCATGATCCCTACCAACCTAACTCTCGTCTTATTTGCCGTGACTATTCATTGGAGGAATACACCCCGTCATTCTCGAACGCTTCACTACTAAAAGAGAGAATTGATCATAAATATCAAGCGATACTCGCGCGTAGTAATGTCGAAGACCCTTTGGGCAATCTCAGCCATTTCCATTACCCGACTAAAGGTGCTCTCATAAGGCCGCCTTACACATCATACGCACACTTCCTACATGTCTTTGCACAATGCAATAACGAACGACGAGTCACACTTTATTTGCCTCAAGACCCTGTTTTGAGGTCCGCAGCTTTGAGCATAGGTTTACCTAGGATTCAAAATCAAAGTATTGATCTCCTCTACGTTGAAGAGGACAGTAGCTGGGACAATAATAACGACGTAGATAAGATTGATATTTTACATATGGGGTGGTGGCGTGACCGCTGGGCGATTGCAAATGATAATGGAACGTCCAAAGGTATCTGTTATCTCGCTGGGGACAATAGTGATCCACAACACTGGTTACAAAAAGCCAGTATCCGCCAAACTGTTTTCTATCAAAACAGGTTTCAAACCTTATTTGAGGATTTCATTGACGAGCCTAGGCGTAAGCTAAGACCTGGGGGACTACTGCCCCTGCTGGATATATTCAGAGCCTGGCATAACTTATGCTACCAAGGTAAAGATGGGATGACGGCAGCACAAAGCCTTAATCTAACTCAATCCCCATTAACACTAAGAGAACTACTGTCATAG
- the deoD gene encoding purine-nucleoside phosphorylase, producing the protein MATPHINAQPGDFAQTVLMPGDPLRAKYIADNFLEDAKQVCDVRNMFGYTGSYKGHRISVMGHGMGIPSCSIYVHELIAEYGVKNIIRIGSCGAVRDDVNLMDIVIGMGASTDSKVNRIRFNDHDFAAIADFGLLEEAVKQARAQNVSVKVGNVFSSDLFYTPESDIFEKMEKLGILGVDMEAAGIYGVAADHGAKALTILTVSDHITRGEKLSSEERQDSFNDMMKVALETAINI; encoded by the coding sequence ATGGCAACCCCACATATTAATGCTCAACCAGGTGATTTCGCACAAACCGTTTTGATGCCAGGCGATCCATTGCGTGCAAAATATATTGCAGACAATTTCCTTGAGGATGCCAAACAAGTTTGTGATGTACGCAACATGTTTGGTTACACGGGTTCATATAAAGGACATCGTATTTCTGTTATGGGCCACGGCATGGGGATCCCATCATGCAGCATCTATGTACATGAACTTATTGCTGAGTATGGTGTGAAGAACATAATTCGTATTGGTAGCTGCGGCGCTGTAAGAGATGATGTCAATCTGATGGACATAGTCATTGGTATGGGCGCATCAACCGACTCCAAGGTAAACCGTATACGATTCAATGATCATGATTTTGCTGCCATTGCCGATTTTGGTCTGTTAGAAGAAGCGGTGAAACAAGCTCGAGCGCAAAATGTATCTGTCAAAGTTGGTAACGTTTTCTCTTCTGACCTTTTTTATACTCCAGAGTCTGATATTTTTGAAAAAATGGAAAAACTTGGCATCTTGGGAGTTGATATGGAAGCAGCTGGCATTTATGGTGTAGCTGCCGACCACGGAGCAAAAGCACTCACCATTCTGACCGTTTCTGACCATATTACCCGTGGTGAAAAGCTCAGCTCAGAAGAGCGCCAGGATTCTTTCAACGACATGATGAAAGTTGCTCTGGAAACCGCCATCAATATTTAA
- a CDS encoding MerR family transcriptional regulator, whose protein sequence is MKKYAIREISEMTGVKPVTLRAWQRRYSLIEPERTPKGHRLYTQEHIDLIDKIQSWLNKGVSIGKVKALLEARNGGPYDADDNVSQLDDVESVLEALASLNKGKAETLINSVVKEYPLNVVDKQFIQPVQQAFASIRPSLRALQYGLFYSIMVNKLNAIIDSENKASRFGRALLISTVGNTDIGSRLMALTLVEQGYNVTLLDEVEDFSGLAIHPAIESFAVIGIYSAKAINEPQLTAINQLEEQFSGKVVVSELIQQLRCEK, encoded by the coding sequence ATGAAGAAATACGCGATAAGAGAAATTTCTGAAATGACAGGTGTAAAACCAGTCACCTTAAGGGCTTGGCAAAGAAGATATAGCTTGATTGAGCCAGAGAGAACGCCTAAAGGTCACAGACTGTACACACAAGAACACATTGACTTAATTGATAAAATTCAGAGCTGGCTCAATAAAGGCGTGTCAATTGGTAAGGTCAAAGCCCTGTTAGAAGCGAGGAACGGTGGACCTTATGACGCTGATGACAATGTGAGTCAATTGGATGATGTAGAGTCTGTACTGGAAGCTTTGGCAAGTCTAAACAAGGGTAAAGCTGAAACACTGATTAATTCGGTCGTTAAAGAGTACCCCCTAAATGTTGTCGACAAGCAATTTATTCAACCTGTTCAACAAGCCTTTGCCTCGATTCGTCCATCTTTGCGAGCCCTGCAATATGGTCTGTTTTACTCAATAATGGTCAATAAGTTAAACGCGATTATTGATTCGGAAAACAAAGCGAGTCGCTTTGGACGCGCATTGCTCATAAGCACTGTTGGCAATACAGACATAGGCTCACGCCTTATGGCACTAACACTGGTTGAGCAAGGGTACAATGTTACTCTGTTAGATGAAGTCGAAGATTTTTCGGGGCTCGCCATTCATCCTGCCATAGAAAGTTTTGCTGTTATCGGTATCTACAGTGCGAAAGCCATCAATGAGCCTCAGCTCACGGCCATAAACCAGCTGGAGGAACAATTTTCAGGCAAAGTGGTGGTCTCTGAACTGATACAACAATTGCGGTGCGAAAAATGA